The following is a genomic window from Diabrotica undecimpunctata isolate CICGRU unplaced genomic scaffold, icDiaUnde3 ctg00002242.1, whole genome shotgun sequence.
GGATAGAAACATCTGGTCACGTCATTTCGATATCATTTAAGTGATGTATAATATATTGTACATAATGAACGAAGGGGTTAAATAGCTTTTGGTTGTAATTGGTCCAGTGGCACAATCTGTCCTTCACCAgatataatatttcttttatcatttttaaggatattcgtcCTTGTGGTTTTTCTAGAACtcgtcattttttaattttttttttgtgtaaattaaagcagACAAATTTTGTGTAAATCAgactttttatccagatcttctatctccttgcatctgtcggagagtcacctctcttttgtctttttttctctgatgtttttctgaatttcttggtatttattcaggtcttttggtttatgttttcttcgttcttccataaaTTCAAGAATATTTACTGTCATCcaagtttttgttttttactcAAGTGACAAACTTGGAGAAACTAAAgggacagtggaagtgtgacgtcacaactgtcaattactttccaaacaaaagttgaaatgcccaatctcaagattttttaatttctataaagttaacattttgcttcctctgctgtttttcttgtaagtatagtgttttttacgataataccatcataatttagtgttctatttctatgaaatatagtttaaaagtttaaattaaagacattctaaccttactttattgatacatgcagtttattgctatttttattaaaataacaatctttattatttacacaaccttgtaaaattgttgtagtaactattagaatacttagatattgcaaaaagcggaaagattctgtaaaaaaaaatgaaaaaacgaaaaatacaaattatccacactaaacaaggtttgtttgggaagtgaaactgacagatgtcaataaaatctacgtcatcactcccATGGTCCATTCAAAGTTCTTACTTGGCGAAACTAAAGTCAAGCATTTGTCTACTGCTCTTTTTACAATATATAAAACAGACGTATTGACGAATTCATCGACAAGAGGAATCTACAGTTTTTATTCCACGACCTGTCGTCCACCACGGCAAATATCTTTCGTGAATTAGTTTCTAATACTCCGAACATGAgtaaataaacaaagcagaaagaCTTTGGGATTTCAATATAGCGCCTCTACCATCCATCATCATCATAATTCTGGCTTTACAGTCCTTCGtgagtcctagcctcctcaagaatttctcttcagtcgtccctatccatcgcctttctccgcctagcacgtattcccatatttctcatgtcttcatcgatgttatcaaggaaccttgttctgggtcttcctcttcttctctgaccaatgagtctatcaaggagcgtttttttagctgggtcattttgttccatcggtaTTACATTCCCTATCTACTTCAGACGTCCTATATTTAATATGTTTtccgatatcaggttcctggtatattttataaaattcgaAGTTGTaccgtcttctccacactccattgtctttcactgctccatagattcgccttagtacttgtTTTCATTAtcttttgttagagtccaggtctccgaaccatatgttaggactgggcgtattattgttttgtagagttgtatttttgtatttttcgatataattgtggatttaaggaggagattgagcccaaaatagcatatgtcggccgtgcaaattctgtggtttatctctgcggtagtattattttccgtgttaaggagcgctcccatgtatacaaattcgttcactgcttcgatgacgtcgttttctataacgagtgatagtaggatttgtggttgcgtgcttattttcatatacttcgttttgttggtgtttattattaaacccatttttgtagctgattattTTAATTCTACATACGTtttctcgtacagcgttttccgttctcctaacatattgatatcatcagtataGGCCAGGATTTCTACTGATTTATTAtacattgaaccagtggttgtgatttgtgacatacgtattactttttccagagccaggttgaacagtatacaggagagagggcctcgctggcgcagcccattatttgttttaaaaggttcagacagttcctcctgaattcgtactctacattcaactttttcaagagttaaaTTTACCATCTGATTTGGTATTcatagctctttcattgctttggaCATTTCTCTtgtattcacagagtcgtaggaggctgctttgtagaaaaatcgatttgaaatttttcatttttgccatgaaagttaaattaatattttttgcactagttgacCGTGGACCTGCTAACAGAAGTATAACCTACATTTTTCATTGTCATTTTGTGTTCAGTTCGCGAAGTttgtcttttagttttttactttgtgATATTCAAATATAACGATTTCAactcaacaaaaatggttttttatagTGAGGAATACGCTGATATGCTTTAGTTTATGGCAAAATGTTGAAGTTGAAGAAAATCCAGAAATTACCTTTGGAAGACTATCTGCTAAGTATCCACCATCTTCCGtaggaaatatcttacacaacgaaaaATTATATGCTTTTTATTTCACAGAGCACTGCTACTGTACAAGCACTGCGACAAGGAGATTTTCCTGTTCTGAAGAATTCGCTAGATGGTTACAAAATtgaaaaatcaaaatgaagattttttttcagatacattttgtttttcGACAAAGTTCCATTcacaaaaaaatggaatttttaatgtgTATAATGCACAATATTATTCGTACGTTTGTGACAATCCCCacgttgttcaagaatttaagcatcagcataggtttagcataaacaTCTGGATATGAGTAATTAACGACTATCTACTTGGGCCTGTGGAATTGCCTGctcgtttaaatggtgctgattactTACAAAATGTTTTACCTGATTCGTTAGATGATGTACTTTTAGATATTCGGCAAAATTTATGGTTTCTATATGACGGCTGTCCGACCCACTTTAGCAGGAATATACGAAACTTTATTAATAATAACCACTGGATTGGAAGAGGATGTCCAGTTGTTTGGGCAGCAAGGTCGCCAGATTTTAATCCTTGTTAGTATTGTGTTTATTCCGTTGcgatacaaaatcgtgcacaactctgactaaggatacaagatgcttgcaacgaatttagaaataactaATGGTCATCGACTATTAATACTTGAATAGTGTAACTTCCTCTACAGCTCAAATGTTGACCAAGTGATACCTTTTTTTCTCAATATTAAATTAAGGGGAGTGTGTAAAAATTCTGGTAGTTTTATTCTTTCTACCGTGTAGCGATTAGTTATTTTCGTCATTTTACGAGACATCCCTTATCTCTTATCAGATCACACGCGTACGATAACTAAATATCCATATCCtgtaaaaaattgaaaaacatcaCGTTTGGAGAACACGTCGAAGCGAAGGTCGAAGATTAATCAAACTCTTGCAAGGTATATTTGTAATCTTACCGATTTGCTAAGGACACGGTTGTACTGATCGAACAGATTAGCAAAGGATTTGGATGTAAACAAAATGTACGAGTGTACATAAACGTGTTTTTAGAATCACTGTTTAAACTACTAACTACGACAGTGGATGATTAAATCTGAATTaaagcaaaacaaaaattttgagcAAAGAAGCTATTAGATATATATTTGAGACACTTGGAAGGTTATAAAAATAACTTTAGAACTATGGCATTAAGGAAGTTGTAAATGATACATAACGTTTTGCCTTTGTGACTAAGTATTCTTCTGCTTAGTccttaacctgatgcaggtatggTGATACCATAAAACTATTAGCTGAATTttccaatgttcctccacgtttttctatcttctgcaatTCTAGCACTTTTTGACAATGGACCGCCAATAGTAGCAACAATATGGttcgtgtatcgtgtgggagatctacgtCGACTTCTTTTGCCTTCTACCTTTCCCTGGattgtaagtttttcaagaccatttcttcgaagcatgTGTCCAAATTaacttattttttgttgtgataCTTGtcttcttagtcttttcttttctTGATGTTTAGCTGGTTGAGTATAGATGCAGTTGTTCTTCGGGCCAcacatggtattctcagcattcgtgtCCAGCAGTatatctcaaatacatctataatctttttatgtttttctataagtgaaaaaactgtaaaaactAGACTTCTAAATAGTTTCATTTTTGTATCGATAGTAAGTTATTTTATGGCATTTCCAAAtgtttgttaattttgccataacGCTTTAAGCTATTGCTGACCGGCGCTTTATTGCTTCAAAACGGCCCCCCTTGTTAGTTATTAAAGAGTCCAGATACACAATtaatctacaacagcgatattgtttatcatggttagatgattttgattgttagCTCTGTCAAATATCATCATTCTGGTTTATTTTAAGATCCATCGTTAAGCTTACTTTTTcaatccgttgtagcaggtgaatcagtTCAACTCCTGATCTAGCGAGGatggttgtatcatctgcatatcccAAGTTGTAAATCTTCTTCCCGCCGATAGTGATGCCAcagttccagtcctcagtagctttccgcattatctaTTTACCATATATGTTGAATAGAACGGGGCTTAGTTCGCAGCCTTGCCTCATGCCCTTAGTGACCCTAAAACTTTCGGCttgttccccatttattctaactctgacATGATTTTATGGTataggcttttaattagcagtatcagatgatttgtgagtcccatttcagacaaaattGGATTAAAATTTGTTCCTAGTACCACGTCTGAGGACAAAAGCTGATCCTCCGCATTTTCAGGAAGTAAAAAGTGCTTGTGGCAATTATATGATCTGAATTATTGCAAAACAAAAGTTATGGGCGAAGAAGCTACTACTATATTTATGATCAAATgcgaagatgcaggtgtgtttgtccttacacctcgtcctgatgcctttgttttgcgcaccagtcataggtcaccggtttttcccttggggaacaagttttgtccttagggaaataggttcactttgtatacttctttgaaggaccatccagaaaactgggacaaatgaaaatttcgaaaagaacgttttaacaagtctatttAAACAATTACGACGTATTTTGGAAGCCGATAACTTGCTTACTATAGCTGATTTATGAAACTAAACTTTATGAAactataaaactagataacttttCGGTGATACAATATTAACAAGAACTGAGTAAACTTATTAATATCCCGACTGTGTTCAACCTTCTGAAGTGCGGCTGGCGCGAGTAGAGCCTAGCGCTCGTCCAATGCTGGATTCGAACTGATACAAAACTGATTTCAATCATTCGGCTCGTAATCGTCTCTTAACATTCAGAAATCTCCCCCTGACCCCCTCGACGTATCTAAAGGATATGTTTACATGTGAAATACCTTCAACTTTCCTTTCATTGGTAAAATTAATTACCTGAGAAGGGTATTTTTCAACTTTCGTTAATTTTGGGAATTTTCGAATGActcaaaccgataatttggaaatCATTAATCCTTTCATTGTTATAATTCTTTGACGATTTTAGAAGCTTATCCCTAGAAAGTTATTTGAATGCAAGCTATCGGCGCCGTACAGATTATTAGATGGTACaaaggaattttataaatcttaaaCTAATATACAATGTGATATAAAGTAATatgatacaaaataaaatatgcaaATTTGCAATTCCTTGTTTACTTGTAATTGTTGGATTTTTCTCCAGAAATAACTCAAAAATTTGCGTTCAAATTTGTGCCAACTGTCAAACTCTTCCTCTTTGCTGTCAAACCATAGACTTGCCTCatctttgagatggtttctgatcgTTTCTTTTGCTGATTCAAAATGTCCGATGTAttgtactttcttttttaaattatttatgaagaGCACCGGGTGTAATTCTCTTACATCCCCGCCAAACCGTATTTTCACTTCCTCTGTACTATGGATAATCGTTTCCCTTCTCTCCCCGGAATTTTGTTAATTcttgatttcctccatttttctttctatttctcgcatgtcttcttgtaacgcgttttcaaattttgtttctaatttactttctaaattttgtaatttcttcatttgaattttgatttctttAACCTCTATCTCTTGTTTCTCGCTTTTTTCAACAATCTCCTCGATTTTCTGTACCATTTCCTTCTTGATATTCTCTATATTTCTGTTGTTTTCTTCTAAGGCTTGCTTTGtctctttttgattttctttcattatttgttttgtttcctgttgatttctatccattttatccattttctttgatgtttcattcattgtttgttttgtttcctgttgatttctatccattttatccattttttgtgattgtATTTGAAACAGTTGTAATAATTTCTCCATTCCTGATTCTTCCTGTTTTTCTGTTTCCATGATTGTTGCTTCTAAAACGTCATCTTGTTCTGAATGTTCTTCTTGTTCCacctgttttttgttttctttgcttcTGCTTCTTGTGATCGACATATTTTTAGActtttatccccgccaaatatgaaattcgacCAGTATGTTGCAAAGACGAAACTTTTCTCATCCAAATGTAATAAATTgtcaataaaataaatcaaatgtaaatatcaatcaaataaaaacaattatgggaaatttgtaacTAAAGAGATCTAAAATTTTATGTCATCAAATGTAAATATCTCACTTTCAACCACGGGCcgataaattttaaattatcggatttttctttttctatcctttcaaatttgccactAGAAATACTTTTCAATGCCTTTACACGTTTGGGGCCATGTTGTTGTGATCTACTTTGACTCTATTGTTGTTTATAGATGCAATCTACTTcaattaattaatcaattaattatgtcattaattaattaaatcaaaacaaacaaaatataaatcgCAGGGCTGAATGATCCTATCACTACTTACTTTTGTGGCTTCAAATATTTCTCAGTGGTTTCTTTATAAGGATAGACAAAAGAGAATCAAAATAATACACATATGGATttcaattataaattataaaaatcgtttattttatcaaaacgGTCAAATCGATATTCagtattacaaattttatttattcccctatctttattatttcatatatacatttacaaaaaaaaagaatcttcttttgtctccaatattttttttaaatcaataactgTGAATCTCTCTACTCTGCTTTACAGAATGTTCTCGATGTTCAATTTTCttgatatataaaaattttttattttatcaatattattgtaTCTTGAAAAAAAAGTCAACTACAatgatttataataaacaaacTGTTTGAAATCTGATGATTTTATAATAAAGAAATATGTCATAACAGAAAATATATATCATAACAGAAAACGACTGACCTTTGCTGATGATTCTACCATGTCTTCACCCATAACACGTTTCCTTACTTGCTGGTGTTGCGATCAAAGGAAAACTCGTCCACGTTTCCCAAGAATGTCTCTGCTCCTCtgctaaattttgttctcctttcCTTTCACTGCTTCGTACCGTACTCGTTCCGGCTTTCTCCTGATGCAATCTTTCAACTTTTTGAATCACTTAACACAATACTGGAACTTTAGACTCAAGAATTTATATCATCTCTCGACTGGCCCTATTACTCGTTCCacgatttatatatattattgtgatatttaaagtcttggtgcgccaagcaataattagctaattaatttttttgattaattaaaattatttaaatgatatgattatgactctatcacaatttttaattcttttatctcagggttaaattcgtgcttcaatatctatgctattacatgtgaaaggtaaggtccagagaataccggaataataaaaaacacatatgatctaacactatatattgaaataaaaataatgaaataattcacactcaaaagttttcaataaacaaatctcatataaggattctcaaaattttgttctccgtacgtgaacaatcaaaattaatggtacaaacaatattaattgaaatctcaaaatcccaaactattctaactctcctaatcaaaatatttatatcctttctaaattacgtgtaaaaattgtgttatcaataaaagaaaaaaactgcagaaacaaaaatatctctctctgatgatgagtggtccaaatccttgttccttgtagactatattatctcctctcaaccgctccctatgtaatcagcaatcttacacagattgttgcaagtatctCGTCCTTAaggatctccttcaaaagcacaaatcattcaaattatgatagcctttctcctctcgataaactgaatctctcgttggcccgagtgaaaaatgactcttggaatatcttctctttacgataaactgaatctctcgttggcctgaacagtgactcttggaatataagtagagaaatatgacttacaatattttgctgcttcagcttctgtcagatacactaactccacaaaaactcactaacattcaacactactgcttgctacatttcaggaaccgccagagaacaatcactgttcgtcttacagacttggaaacccaCTGATCCTctcttctctctcctcaatctcgctaaactttttcctacatacttatcccacctttttcaatctccgccaatcaaaactcgtcacaattcccccattttttcatttcgataacaaacaaatttttacctataattataaatttcctaaaacttatttacaaataatatttttctataattcttaaaaactaacaaaaacctctttctataatcccttctattgtctttaatcactgcattaatgtatttcaattgtctttggatttcacttaaaattatgcgggtcactcaagtataacaaagaaataatttatgcaaagcttacattttgtttagtacaggtaatccaagaatttaataactttccttctccgaaatgtttgttggatattatcctatatcctacaatatatatatatatatatatatatatatatatatatatatatatatatatatatatagataagaaaaaaagaagtacttgtgactcgtttggaaaaaatatataactgttttgggtgggttggagtcaataaaagggctattggttaactattttttatatctcgagctttcaattgtgtttacaattattatcaagagctaaaaaacacaaaatatcttacaaggttgaactagaaagaaaaaacaatttttgttaacttaccaaataaaaattagtttagtaaataaaaattgctgctaatacatcttaaaaataattaatataaaaatgtcctgatctaataaatgcttctctgaaaattttattataatatatagaccatattatggattttgataacattaaaaattttatgtaatgaaagtaataaatttaaaaggacttttttggaaatggtttgtattagcaaaagtaataataatttaaacaaaagatcagaaattcaaaatctaagcaaaattataattatattctttcctTATGATTTAATATATAATcatgtaaaatgtcatatttaattctccatatatctgttacatttttatcagacatcgtcaacggtgaataaatcttctcttttttgttactaaacaaaaaagaatttttaaacaaaattttatttttggcaatataattgtcaaaaataaaaattttaagttggcatttatgacattgaggcttatttgtaattttaacttatttataaattaaattgtttttgtattaaaaaaaatgtttttcaaaattatactaaaatttttcagagaagcatttattagattaggaatttttatattaataatttttaagatggattagcagcaatttttatttactaaactaattttatttggtaagttaacaaaaattgttttttctttctagttcaaccttgtaagatattttgtcttttttagctcttgataataattgtaacacaattgaaagctcgagatataaaaaaatagttaaccaatagcccttttattgactccaacccatccaaaacagttatatatatatatatatatatatatatatatatatatatatatatatatatatatatatatatatatatatatatatataatagtaaactcttaatattggggaaatctgcaagaaagttTTTactatttaagagtttactatttaacttatctgcaaagattaaatttcttttctataaatatataatatattataactaAAATTATTGTGAGTCCAGTCCTCTTGGGTCAAATATATCAATTACTCAATCATCCATTATCCTCATCTCCCTCAGTCGAAAACTTGAGATGACGGTCGTTATAATATTCGTATGATAGACACAGGCAAGTGCCACGATACTTCTATACCATTTGTCCGGCAGATAACTGCGCTTTTACAGTTGAACAGCGGAAAGCGGTCCTACTAAcctacaataatattttaaaaagtcgTGTGTCTAATCATGGCGATCGATGTAGCGAATTTGATAATACTGCAGGGCATACTGCTTCACTGAACTGGAAATAAATAAATGAGCATTATTAGTAGACGAAGGCGGTTTTATGGGATAGTATGAaggttttttgaagaaaaaaaaatgaggaaattGTTGTAATACATAAATCTATTCCGCAGATTAGATTGCCCTCTTTGTGATGTTCTGAAATTTTCTTCTTGTAGCATGTCTAAGTCAAATACATATTATGTTTATCTGGGAATAAGCCAGAATTTTGATTGTAACGACAATTACATGTTACCTAAAAAaattgacgttttgatttccactccggaaatcgttctcaaaaaatatttattaaataagaaTAGTTGAAAAACAGTGTGTATAACCGTCAAGATTGGGTTATAAAAACGCCTTTCTATGACTCAGCGATTCCACTAATTAATCAAATACATATCATTGGGCATTACGTAATATTTCATAATATCCGATGCAAAACTATGCTGTTTTTTTCACCATTAATGCCGTTTATTTATTGTTCCTTTAGTCACTTATTAATCAACGTTTTTCCTACAATGGTAGTGTAATGAAACGACACTATTTCGGTTACGCCAATGTCCTTATTTAACTAATCAGCACAGAGCAACTTTTCCTATGatcatttaaattaaacattactattattaaagaataaacaataacaaattcCCTTTGTTAAGGGAATATAATCATTTTATATCTCATTAGGAAattacagtcaaaatatttttttatttaactgcaACTAGTTTCTTGTTTAAACTTCAATAGAAAAGTAAATAACATTTGGACGCTTACTGAACTTTGCtcattaaaataatagaaaatataaattcTGATAGTAACGTCAATGATCCAACAAACAATATGAAATCTCAGTCAAGTAATAAAAATAGATAGTTAGTAGAGAAAAGTCAGTTAACCAGTCAACGCGTTTGATCACACCTCCTCTCAAAAATCGATgttagttgaaataaaataaataatcgtCAAAATTCTCGGAGTGTTTAAATTAGTGTTACAAATCTCTTCCCGAtccattacataaaatttttggtgtcagaagtgggatataTAAGGTCAAAAATACTGAAAAAAGATATACCTAGAGTTCCCTTAGGTCCGGAAGAAGCATCACTAATTTTGAACCTCCAGAGCATCCAGAAATCAAACCAGAGCATCCAGAAATCAAAAGCAAAGCATCCCAGAACATCCAGAACTCCAGAGCATCTAGAACTCAAACCAGAGCATCCCAGAGCATCCAGAAATCAAAGCAAAGCATCCCAGAACATCCAGAACTCCAGAGCATCTAGAAATCATACCAGAGCATCCCAGAGCATCCAGAACCTCCAAAACTACATCTGCAAGAAAATGAAAACTCTCATACTGATTGCATACTTAATTTATGCAAGCCATGGAAACAATCAATTAATAGATATCAAAGAAATAGAACCATCACCTGGAATATACTATGACCACGTAGCTCATGTAAACTTTTATGAATCATCTTGGAAATTGGTAActtatttaaatttagattccTTTAAGAATAAGCTAAAATTAATTGATAGTAatttaagaaaaactaaagaaatATGTATGCATAACTCCCTTAATTCACTTTCTTTATGTAACACATCGCTCTTAGTTATTGAACAACTTGCACCTGCTATTCATGAAAAGGACAAAGTTCTTCAAGACTTAGCCCATACCACGCGAGTCAAAAGAGGCATCATCGATGGCATTGGAACTGTTTTTAAAACCTTATTCGGTACCCTAGATCATAATGATGCCGAATATTACGATGCTGCCATTAACAAAGTAGAGTCAAACGACAAACACTTGATTACTCTCCTCAAAGATCAAATTCAAATCGTACAGACCACGATTTCTAACTTTAATTCTTCTATTACGAATGTTGAACGTAATAATAACATATTTGACAAAAACTTCAGAACAATCCAGAAGCTAACGCAAGATAACTCCAAAAATATCTTTCAATTAAACCTAAAACAAGTGATTGACGAACACTTATCCCTAATCACTCTCCTAATTAGCGAAGTCAATAACGAATATAGCAACATTATTAACGCTATTCTTTTCTCTAAGACAAACCAACTTCATCCTATTATCTTAAGTCCTCagcaatatttattagaattaacCAAGACTTTACCTCAAATACCTCCTTCTACAGCTTACCCTTTACCGCTGGAAAAGCAGAATATCTTAGAACTCTTAAGCTTAGTCGATGTTCAACATTACTTTTCCGATACgaaggtaatttttattgtaaaaatgcCTCTCGTGAGTCAACTACCTTTCCAACTTTTTAAACTCATTCCACTTCCTA
Proteins encoded in this region:
- the LOC140431905 gene encoding uncharacterized protein; amino-acid sequence: MGEEATTIFMIKCEDAVGYIRSKILKKDIPRVPLGPEEASLILNLQSIQKSNQSIQKSKAKHPRTSRTPEHLELKPEHPRASRNQSKASQNIQNSRASRNHTRASQSIQNLQNYICKKMKTLILIAYLIYASHGNNQLIDIKEIEPSPGIYYDHVAHVNFYESSWKLVTYLNLDSFKNKLKLIDSNLRKTKEICMHNSLNSLSLCNTSLLVIEQLAPAIHEKDKVLQDLAHTTRVKRGIIDGIGTVFKTLFGTLDHNDAEYYDAAINKVESNDKHLITLLKDQIQIVQTTISNFNSSITNVERNNNIFDKNFRTIQKLTQDNSKNIFQLNLKQVIDEHLSLITLLISEVNNEYSNIINAILFSKTNQLHPIILSPQQYLLELTKTLPQIPPSTAYPLPLEKQNILELLSLVDVQHYFSDTKVIFIVKMPLVSQLPFQLFKLIPLPTVNNALQHVFILPRFNYLAISESKSTYSNLDNLDACKKLSTEDLICIHHYPIYSTYSRASCETDMLFSPTKIPYSCDIRISQFYTDTWYPLLKRNTWLFILPKPISVTVQCKNNRPEDHMISRTGILTLNADCKVYTSSTILSSYKSTSFQSVTKSVLPTINILQDDCCNSSIKFNLTTLYVSPSHIFTLDRENLNIASHKLEVLKNTINEVEQEANSPIQILHNSYFLYFLLTLIKIFGIYLLYRLYRYCKKHHKHSHDTGCISNCITFNYCKEIKNSRQESLPLSFELTSNPSTSNNGTITISPKLRRSDRIASLKTNTD